The following are encoded in a window of Rhodomicrobium lacus genomic DNA:
- a CDS encoding YqaA family protein, which translates to MLRRLYEKTMRLAEGPRALLALVLVSFAESSFFPIPPDALLIPMVLAQRERAFKLAAWCTVASVIGGIVGYAIGALLYDTLGKWIIDFYGYGQNMDAFRATYAEWGAWIILIKGLTPIPFKLVTIASGFAGYDFWLFVLLSFITRGVRFFLEATLLHIYGEPIRDFLERRLEMVTAGFAAVIVSGFLIVRYVI; encoded by the coding sequence ATGCTTCGACGCCTCTACGAAAAGACAATGCGTCTCGCCGAAGGCCCGCGTGCGCTGCTCGCGCTCGTGCTGGTGTCCTTTGCCGAAAGCTCTTTCTTTCCGATTCCCCCCGATGCACTCCTCATCCCGATGGTGCTGGCGCAGCGCGAACGCGCGTTCAAGCTCGCGGCATGGTGCACGGTGGCATCGGTGATAGGCGGGATCGTCGGCTATGCCATCGGCGCGCTGCTGTATGACACGCTCGGCAAGTGGATCATCGACTTCTACGGCTACGGCCAGAACATGGATGCGTTCCGGGCCACCTATGCCGAGTGGGGTGCATGGATCATCCTTATCAAGGGGTTGACGCCGATCCCTTTCAAGCTCGTGACCATCGCGAGCGGCTTCGCAGGTTACGATTTCTGGCTGTTTGTCCTGCTTTCCTTCATCACCCGGGGCGTTCGCTTCTTCCTTGAAGCCACGTTGCTGCATATCTATGGCGAACCGATCCGCGATTTCCTCGAACGCCGCCTCGAAATGGTGACGGCAGGGTTCGCGGCGGTGATCGTCTCGGGGTTTCTCATTGTTCGATATGTCATATAA
- a CDS encoding disulfide bond formation protein B produces the protein MSYNSATTPGERASLDARTAALVIAAVSVISLTAAWSFELAGYAPCPLCLEERIPYYAGIPGGILAAWFATRAPRVAALILAALMIGFLYNAGLSVYHAGAEWKLWPGPDTCASDGTLKPGALLQSLRNNAVVRCDEAALRIWGVSLAGYNVLVSGALAIVAAFGIWRSR, from the coding sequence ATGTCATATAACTCCGCAACAACTCCCGGCGAACGGGCATCCCTCGACGCACGGACCGCCGCTCTCGTGATCGCGGCCGTGAGCGTCATCTCGTTGACCGCCGCATGGTCCTTCGAACTCGCCGGCTACGCGCCCTGCCCGCTCTGTCTTGAAGAGCGCATCCCCTATTATGCCGGCATCCCCGGCGGCATCCTCGCCGCATGGTTCGCCACGCGCGCGCCCAGAGTTGCCGCGCTGATCCTTGCCGCGCTGATGATCGGCTTTCTCTATAACGCGGGGCTCAGCGTCTATCACGCGGGCGCAGAGTGGAAGCTCTGGCCGGGCCCCGACACCTGCGCGAGCGACGGCACGCTTAAGCCGGGAGCGCTGCTCCAAAGCCTGAGGAACAACGCCGTCGTGCGGTGCGACGAGGCGGCGCTCCGCATCTGGGGCGTGTCGCTGGCGGGCTACAACGTGCTGGTTTCAGGCGCGCTCGCGATCGTGGCGGCCTTCGGCATCTGGCGCAGCCGCTGA
- a CDS encoding DUF2252 family protein → MAFVRRNAEYESWLRTQCDVVDVDLDKKHKRMAESPLRFLRATYFRYARKVEKLLPDLADAPHVLAVGDIHIENFGTWRDAEGRLIWGVNDFDEAAVMPYTFDLVRLCVSAGLSPDLGDHAHAADAILAGYERGLAEPAPMVLDGDASWLRPFVSPTEKTRADFAAEIETLPDFDPPGEVKAGFAESFPEGAVIEGYAPRAKGGGSLGRPRVIAVATWRGGSIVREAKALVPSAWDFAHKKEGWPPRFRELADGPFRAPDPFLDIRGRFLIRRIAPDSRKLDFGGEIPKRLQGLFLEAMGHDIGAVHAASGRSEDIAAHLKARSAGWLSDAAISVSDRTLKDFKAWQTAYKPEPAPVKATKPKK, encoded by the coding sequence ATGGCATTCGTGAGACGGAACGCTGAATACGAGAGCTGGCTTCGCACGCAGTGCGATGTGGTCGACGTCGATCTCGACAAGAAGCACAAGCGCATGGCCGAGAGCCCGTTAAGGTTCCTGCGAGCGACCTATTTCCGTTACGCCCGAAAGGTCGAGAAGCTTTTGCCCGACCTCGCTGACGCGCCGCATGTGCTGGCCGTAGGTGACATTCACATCGAGAATTTCGGGACTTGGCGCGATGCCGAGGGGCGTCTCATCTGGGGCGTGAACGATTTCGATGAAGCGGCCGTGATGCCTTACACGTTCGATCTCGTGCGGCTTTGCGTGAGCGCCGGACTTTCGCCCGATCTCGGCGATCACGCGCATGCAGCCGACGCGATTCTTGCTGGCTACGAGCGTGGCCTCGCCGAACCGGCGCCGATGGTGCTCGATGGTGACGCCTCGTGGCTGCGCCCCTTCGTTTCCCCGACGGAGAAAACGCGCGCGGATTTCGCGGCGGAAATCGAAACGCTCCCGGATTTCGATCCGCCCGGCGAGGTCAAGGCCGGTTTTGCCGAAAGTTTCCCGGAAGGTGCCGTCATCGAAGGATATGCGCCGCGAGCGAAAGGCGGCGGCAGCCTCGGCCGCCCTCGCGTCATCGCAGTGGCGACGTGGCGGGGCGGGTCCATCGTGCGCGAGGCGAAAGCTCTCGTGCCGTCGGCGTGGGATTTCGCGCACAAGAAGGAAGGATGGCCACCGCGCTTTCGCGAACTGGCGGATGGACCTTTCCGCGCGCCCGATCCTTTCCTCGATATTCGCGGTCGCTTCCTGATACGCCGCATCGCCCCGGATTCGCGCAAGCTCGACTTTGGCGGCGAAATCCCGAAGCGCCTCCAGGGGTTGTTCCTTGAGGCGATGGGCCACGACATTGGCGCTGTTCACGCAGCGAGCGGCCGGAGCGAGGACATCGCCGCGCATCTGAAGGCGCGCTCCGCAGGTTGGCTCAGCGACGCCGCCATATCTGTGAGCGATCGCACGCTCAAGGATTTCAAGGCCTGGCAAACGGCGTACAAGCCGGAGCCTGCTCCGGTGAAGGCCACGAAACCGAAAAAATGA
- a CDS encoding flavin reductase family protein, with protein sequence MTKHPKKADFPVSQVRRYLEPGPIVLVSSAWQGGRNIMTLGWQTVMEFSPSLVGLMISAGNHSFELIRQSRECVINLPTTALTDIVVGIGNTSGADIDKFTQFGLTAEPASEVGAPLIAECHASFECRLHDDALVDSYNFFIFEVVKAHVAPSPKHPETLHYLGGGEFMISGKIISRRSLFRPEML encoded by the coding sequence ATGACGAAGCACCCGAAGAAAGCCGATTTTCCCGTGAGCCAGGTGCGCCGCTATCTGGAGCCGGGGCCTATCGTGCTCGTTTCTTCAGCGTGGCAGGGGGGCAGGAACATCATGACGCTCGGCTGGCAGACGGTGATGGAGTTTTCGCCGTCGCTCGTCGGTCTCATGATCTCGGCGGGAAATCACAGCTTCGAGTTGATCCGGCAGTCGCGCGAATGCGTCATCAACCTGCCGACGACGGCGCTCACCGATATCGTGGTCGGCATCGGCAATACGTCCGGCGCCGACATCGACAAATTCACGCAGTTCGGCCTGACGGCGGAACCCGCGAGCGAGGTGGGCGCGCCGCTCATCGCCGAGTGCCACGCCTCTTTCGAGTGCCGCCTCCATGACGATGCGCTCGTCGACAGCTACAATTTTTTTATCTTCGAGGTTGTGAAGGCGCATGTCGCGCCGTCGCCAAAGCATCCGGAGACGCTGCATTATCTCGGCGGCGGCGAGTTCATGATTTCAGGCAAGATCATCTCCAGGCGGTCGCTGTTTCGCCCGGAAATGTTGTAG
- a CDS encoding PadR family transcriptional regulator — protein sequence MSFSDGVEDRLNSGERRRERGCDHHQKWSWFARARGRFDAHKGETQTGERDFAGRWRSRGGWFDDIAAHRHIEGGDEVFGHHGRRGGSRHGGDWRDHPFGGRRGRHGRALEQGDLRWLVLDLIGEQPRHGYEIIKAIEDAFNGAYTPSPGVIYPTLTLLEETGLIVSETQGAKKLYSLTDQGRAELAARAQEVAAVRGRLAEARARFGGEPAPEMIRAMDNLRAAVQVRLSKGALSPEAVRAITAALDRAAGEIEQS from the coding sequence ATGTCGTTTAGCGATGGGGTTGAAGACCGTCTCAACAGCGGCGAACGCCGCCGGGAACGCGGCTGCGACCATCACCAGAAGTGGAGCTGGTTCGCACGAGCGCGCGGCCGTTTTGACGCTCACAAGGGAGAGACGCAAACGGGCGAACGCGATTTCGCCGGACGCTGGCGCTCGCGCGGGGGCTGGTTCGATGATATAGCCGCGCACAGACATATCGAAGGAGGTGACGAAGTGTTCGGGCATCATGGCAGGCGTGGCGGTTCTCGTCATGGCGGCGATTGGCGGGATCACCCGTTCGGGGGCAGGCGCGGACGTCACGGCCGCGCGCTGGAACAGGGCGATCTACGCTGGCTCGTTCTCGACCTGATCGGCGAGCAGCCGCGCCATGGCTATGAGATCATCAAGGCCATCGAAGACGCTTTCAACGGCGCCTATACGCCAAGCCCGGGCGTTATCTATCCGACATTGACGCTGCTGGAAGAAACCGGCCTGATCGTCAGCGAAACGCAGGGCGCGAAGAAGCTCTACAGCCTGACGGATCAAGGGCGTGCCGAACTCGCCGCCCGCGCTCAGGAGGTCGCAGCGGTTCGCGGGAGGCTTGCGGAAGCCCGCGCCCGCTTCGGCGGCGAGCCCGCGCCAGAGATGATCCGCGCCATGGACAATCTCCGGGCAGCCGTTCAGGTTCGTCTGTCGAAGGGGGCGCTCTCGCCGGAGGCCGTTCGGGCGATCACCGCCGCGCTCGACAGGGCCGCGGGCGAGATCGAACAGAGCTGA
- a CDS encoding NAD-dependent epimerase has protein sequence MTILVTGAAGFIGFHVAKALLARGEEVVGFDNINTYYDPSLKHARLEHLADKRAFGFVKADLADAGAVRDTFARFKPARVVHLAAQAGVRYSLQNPQAYIDSNVTGFLNILEGCRAHRPEHLAFASSSSVYGLNTTLPFAEVDKTDSPASLYGATKKAGEAMAHAYAHLFGLPMTGLRFFTVYGPWGRPDMSPMIFTKAILEGRPIDLFNYGHHARDFTYVDDIVDGVLRVVDTAPAAQPGKPAFEIYNIGHNEPVPLTDFVACIEQATGKQAIRNLLPMQPGDVAETHADIERLAAATGFRPTTPIEVGIPRFVRWYREYYRV, from the coding sequence ATGACAATTCTGGTAACAGGCGCTGCGGGGTTCATCGGCTTTCACGTCGCAAAAGCCTTGCTCGCCCGTGGCGAGGAGGTTGTCGGCTTCGACAATATCAACACTTACTACGACCCCTCGCTCAAGCATGCCCGGCTGGAACACCTCGCGGACAAGAGAGCGTTCGGCTTCGTGAAGGCGGATCTCGCCGACGCCGGAGCCGTGCGCGATACGTTTGCTCGCTTCAAGCCTGCCAGGGTCGTGCATCTCGCCGCGCAGGCGGGCGTGCGCTATTCGCTGCAGAACCCGCAAGCCTATATCGACTCGAACGTTACAGGCTTTCTGAACATCCTCGAAGGGTGCCGCGCGCATCGGCCGGAACACCTCGCCTTCGCCTCGTCAAGTTCCGTTTACGGGCTGAACACGACACTTCCCTTCGCCGAGGTCGACAAGACCGATTCGCCCGCGAGCCTCTACGGCGCGACCAAGAAGGCGGGCGAGGCGATGGCCCACGCCTACGCCCATCTCTTCGGGCTGCCGATGACCGGCTTGCGCTTCTTCACCGTCTACGGCCCATGGGGACGGCCGGACATGTCGCCGATGATCTTCACGAAAGCCATTCTCGAAGGCCGGCCCATCGACCTTTTCAATTACGGCCATCATGCCCGCGACTTCACCTATGTCGACGACATCGTGGATGGCGTGCTGCGCGTTGTGGATACGGCGCCTGCCGCCCAGCCGGGCAAGCCCGCATTCGAGATCTATAACATCGGCCACAACGAGCCGGTGCCGCTCACCGATTTCGTGGCCTGCATCGAGCAGGCGACGGGCAAGCAGGCGATCCGCAACCTGTTGCCGATGCAGCCCGGCGATGTGGCCGAGACACATGCGGACATCGAGCGGCTCGCGGCGGCGACCGGGTTCCGGCCCACGACGCCGATCGAGGTCGGCATTCCGCGCTTCGTGCGCTGGTATCGGGAGTATTATCGCGTTTGA
- a CDS encoding ETC complex I subunit: MTARIYKPAKTAMQSGLAKAKDWVLDYEPASPREIEPLMGWTSSKDMLSQVRLFFETKEEAVEYAQKNAIPYRVFEPNPRAAIKKSYADNFKYGRIGSWTH; this comes from the coding sequence ATGACCGCGCGAATTTATAAACCGGCCAAAACCGCCATGCAGTCGGGTCTTGCGAAGGCCAAGGACTGGGTGCTCGACTACGAACCCGCGTCCCCTCGCGAGATCGAGCCTCTGATGGGCTGGACGAGTTCCAAAGACATGCTGAGCCAGGTGCGCCTGTTCTTCGAGACGAAAGAAGAGGCCGTGGAGTACGCGCAGAAGAACGCGATCCCCTATCGCGTGTTCGAGCCGAATCCGCGCGCTGCGATCAAGAAGTCCTACGCCGACAACTTCAAGTATGGGCGCATCGGCAGCTGGACCCACTGA